The sequence ttggggacagacagtagacaaagacatgattgttactaagttgccgactagcccttattgtaagtctatggaatgcaatccagtccatattcttataaataaccccgacaagttcttagataaatatggtaatttatttgggtttcagatatacgggacgggtttagatcctgggacattattgtttataggaatagagactgatacggtatcctcccagactcatcaagtataccattccttttatgaagagatgagtatagataataagatcccccataatgctaaaaacctgttcattgacctagctgaaagtattgccggtagtcttaatgttaccaactgctatgtgtgtggaggtactaacatgggagaccaatggccttaggaagcaaaggaggtaatgtccggttctgaggcagttcaacaattaatatcttcacaagccgattatcagatgagtgttagaggtaaatctgagtggagattaaagacctccatcataggttatgtttgcatagcaaggaaaggaataatgtataatacttctgtaggagaattaacttgtctagggcaaaaagcttatgatgatgatacaaagaatacaacttggtggtcggcttcaaatgtctcagaaccatctaacccgtttgctagatatgccaatttaaaggacgtgtggtttgatctatccatcacatctacctggagagccccagcaaatttgtactggatctgtggtaagaaagcctattcggagctgccacaggactgggaaggggcatgtgtgttgggtatgctcaaaccatccttcttcttgttaccgattgaaacaggtgagactttaggtgttaaagtgtatgatgtgaatcataggaagaaaaggggacccatagagataggcacctgggaagataatgaatggcctccccagcgtatcatagattactatgggccagccacgtgggctgaggatggtacctttggttatagaaccccaatttatatgctcaaccgtattataaggttacaggcggtggttgagattattactaatgagacctcacaagcactcaatcttctagcgaagcataacaccaggatgaggacagcagtctaccaaaatagattagccttggattaccttttggcagtagagggaggtgtatgtgggaagtttaacctaagtaattgctgtcttcaaatagatgacgaagggcaagcaatagctgagcttactagccatatggttaaactagcgcatgtgcctactcaggtatggaaagggtacaatccaagtagttggtttggtagctggtatgagtggtttggagggcttaaggcagtggtaggtggagtcctactgattttactgttgtgtctactcctaccgtgtcttatacccttagtagttaggtctgtgcaaagcctgataggaagtatagcagagaggaaggctgctgcacagataatggcgatatataagtataaggctctagatcaaggagaaccaatgcaggaagatgagtgttaaaagattcacatcataagataagtctggtctggttcatggtaacctgaggtatatgcaaaccaaggttaagtgatgcctcaagtaattgtgaaatatcagaggcatcaaaggggggaatgtgatgtaattccagtaaaatacaactttagcaggctaagattgccacaaggcatatgtatgtatatgtgtttgtagtatcagttagttaattacacgtagctaagatactgttatcactgtactgaccaggtgcaggaatgtaagaactggaattacgcgtccctctcctttgtatcagatgagccacgtggttagaccggatggatgagtttagactctattcattaaataggttaagggtatgtgtgggtgtagttaattgtgggaggagctacagtgctatataaggaatgtactctatgtattcagtactcagactttgctgtattttggtgacgctagtccctctgagtcccgatcggtgatccaataaagaatctcttccttcctgaagaaacctgtgtccatctctctgtgcttggcttccgtcagtttctccggtatcatttatACATACTGTACAAGCCAACTTTTTCTGATAACTTTAACCATATGAGCTATATAACAAATGCTGCACATAACGCACACTCTTCTTATGATGTTCAAGATGTAACAAGCAATAAAAAGAATAATCAACTttagaatacatttttattttattatgtagatAATATATTAAACAAATGTATGCAAAAACAATATACCGTTCAAgttccactagaggaggagttaaccctgcaaggtaattattgcagtttagaaaaactgcaataattacagttgcagggttaagggtattggcagttggcacccagaccactccaatgggcagtagtgggctgggtacctggagtgtccctttaatgttctatAGCACAGCAGTCCTATAGGGGTAACAGGCAGAGGTTGCTGTTACTGTTGATATTTCAATATAtgcttattttatgattttaaagaTGTGTTATTGAGTTTAAGTGATTGGTATCACTCAGTATCCTTAAGTTTTTATCAATGTAATTCTCACATGAAATTTGTCAGTGTCATCTGGATTGTGAAGTAATAAAACCTCTTATTATTCAAGGCCTTCTTTATGAGCAAGATTGTGAGTACAATATTTACTTACggtaacataatatatatattgctgctGGATGGCTCCTTTACTGTATCctcaaatattttgttttgtttatgttagTTGCTAATGGGGATTAGGGGGGAGTCCTGAGGAATCTATCCACTTTGTAAAGTGTACACGATTTGCTGGGTACAGAGTACATGTGCACTATACTAatttgcagggctgccatcagaaatgttggagcTCCTGACACAGCTGGGCCCCCCAGGTCCAACCCAGAGTCTTCCCAGGGGGGCCTGTCCTGCGTCTACACACaaagatgaagtgtgtgtgtgtgtactgaatgtgatgtgtgtatagtggatgtagaatgtgtgtagtgggtgcagagtgcATGTTTAAAGTTGATGTGGTATGTGAGtcatagatgcagtgtgtattgaggatgcatgtgtttgtgtagtggatgtggtgactgcagagtgtgtgtttgtgaagtggatgtagtgtgtgtatagtgactgctgagtgtgtattgtgaatgcacagtgtatgtttgtatagtaactgcagagtgtgtgtttgtgtagtagatgtacTAAGTGTAaagtgattgcagagtgtgtgtttgtgtagtcgaTGTCGTGTGTGTTTAGTGGCTGCTGAGTTtctatagtgactgcagagtgtgggtttgtgcagtggatgtagggtgtgtatagtggctgcagagtgtgtgtttgtgtaatggatgtagtgagtgtatagtgacagcacagtgtgtgtttgtgtagtggatgcagagtgtgtatagtgaatacagagtgtgtgttatcAACAAACAAGTAATTTTTGTATCTAATTCTTATGAAGTAGAGAAATATGAAAGAACCATTACAAGGGGATTGAGTTACAAACAGTAAATGCAGATCCTCCTTGTTTTTAAGAAACCCAGAATACATTTGGGTAATCTACTGTGTGTGATGCATTGCGTATATGTTAgcgtgtcatgcaatgtgtgtatcagtggcggatccacgGGGGGGCAATGGGCAACTGTCCCCTCCCCCGAGAGCGGATGCTCTCTCCTGCAGGGCTGGTGCTATGCAAGCGCCGACCCTGCTAGGTGCCTTCACGGACAGGAGGGGAGATCATAGGTCCCCCTCACCgatctgcaggcacattgcttgGCAGCCGGCacaggagggagaggacccgggagctctaacttgcagctccgccgggtttcctCTCGcaagcatggagcgttgccgtggttactatggcaacgctccgttcttgCAAGGGTGAACTCTAGctcaggagctgcaggctagagttcacttcccactagaaccgccagggattccaccggaccaccagggattagaaGTAATATCCCCCCTCACTGGGAaacggtaagaagggaggggggatataaagaatatttttttaattaaaaaaaaaagaacatttgttttaatctgttccaacatacacacactgcccccacagccccccatatacacactgccccccatatacacactgccccccatatacacacagcaccccatatacacactgccccatatacacactgcccccacagcccctcatatacacactgtccccatgtacacactgcccccaaagccccccataaacacactgcccccacagcatccaatatacacactgccccatatacacactgcccccacagccccctatatacacacagcccccatatacacactgccccatatacacactgccccccatatacacactgcccccacagctCCCATTTGCACACTGCCCCATATGCACACTGCCCCATATGCACACTGCCCCaacagccccccatatacacacttccctaccacacacactgcccccacatatacacactgccccaccacacacactgcccccacatatacacacttccccaccacacacattgcccccacagaCCCCTATATACACAgctcccacacatacacactgccccaccacacacactgcccccacatatatACATTGCCCCaacagccccccatatacacactgccgcaCCACACACACttgccccactgcacccccatacataatctatcacacactgccccactgcaTCCCCATACATAATCTAtcacatactgcccccactacacccccatacacacacttcccccactgtaccaccatacacacacttctcttccatacacacactgtgccaactgtacccccttacacacacttctccccaatacacattgcacacccacacacacttctccccatacacacagtgctcccccatacaaacactgcacccccaaatacagtgctcccactgcactccacatatacacactgcactcccatgcacacactacacccctcacacaaacacacactgcccctcctacacacagtgctcccactgcaccctcatatacacactgtcacacatacacatactctggCAGGGCActacggcactcctggcaccataaccactacagagagctgcagtggttattgtgcctggattgtttctttaaataatctatgagtgcccctcccgagataaggctctggatccaccagtggtgtgtatgtgtgtgagaggtgcagtgtgtgtgagtgagtggtgcagtgtgtatgtgtgtgtgtgtttgtggagtgTAGTGTGTTTGAGggatgcaatgtatgtgtgtgaagggtacagtgtgtgtgagagatgcaatatgtgtgtgtgacgggtggagtataaatgtgtgtgagggatgcagtgttagtgtgtggggggtgcagtgcatatttctgtaagggatgcaatgtgtgtgtgtgtgtgtgtgagagagagttgtgcagtgtgtgtgtgtgtgtgtgtttgtgagaggtgatgtgtcatgtgtgtgaatgtgttgggAGGtattgtgtggggggggcagatgggagtaaagttttgtttttaattaattttaattataaaaattatatccccctctcccttcttacctttgcttagAGAGAGGATACTTTTCTcaagccctggtggtcaggtTGTGAAGCTCTGGTGATCCGGTGgttagtgaactctagcctgcagttcACTCTTACGAGATCCAGCCTGttggagcgttaccatggcaatgctcttaCCTCATGAGAGGAACCTTCAGGACCCAATGGAGCTGCAGacaagagctcccgggtcctcctctccttcctcctctgCCCGTTTTCCCTGTCTGTGGACCAGTAAGGGAGATCTTTGCTATCCACCAGTCATcatggcacacagcagggctggcacttggatagtgccggctctgcatgggccagcaggggagataggAGGATCTCTATGCTGGCCTCGGTCCATGGTCATCGTGGCCCACTGGTCATTTGTCCTGGTTTGCCTGATGGCCATTCCGGGCCTGTatatggcattagaaaaaggaatTGATCaaattttagttacaaagaaaggttaacaaatttagtttagaaaaacagccCTCAGAGAGgactaacattatacaaatatattcaggaccaatataaatctatttataaacattAATACCTAGGACAAGACTTCACCCATTTAGATTGGAAGttaggagatttagtctaagggaaATTAAAGGGTTTTAGAACAATAAGAATGGCAAATACTCTGCCTGCAGAGATGTTTTTTATCataatatgtacatatttttaaacaGTAATTGGATGAATATCCAATGAGAGATCTGACTGCTattgtggggtcaagaaggatttttttcctagtatgttgcaaaattagaaatcACTTTCAGCTACTTTCAGCATATATAACTATTAgttagtaattatttttttataaaatacatacatacatgcatcctAAAAGCATGATAATTTAATGTGTACGTCATCATTCATAGTACATTATTCTACTATGGCATCAATCTACAAATGATATACAATACGAATAAATGTGTGGCTTTCAATCAAATGAGAGAAAAATAATTTCCTAATAATAATTTAACTTGAACCACAAGTAACAATGCTGAGGATTTTCAAACTCTGTTCACAAGTCATTTAATGGCTGAAGTTAATATTGTCAGACCTCAGTTAAGTTTTCTGAGTGATTATATTTTGCAAGTCTTATATTAGTTACCATGAAATGAACTATTGCAACAACCAGAAGAAAATATGTATTATGGGTGTCATTATGATGTCATGCCAGTGAAATGTTAAAGATTTAATTATGGTTTCAGaaccctatattttttttatgacccTAGTTTTTTAttatcaattatatatatttttatctagagATCTACTTACAAAATTGCAAATTGCAGTTAGTTGGCAAAATACAAATTTAGGTTAAAATACATTAGAAAATTCTCCAGTTGAGCCATTCCTGTTTTGTCATACATTTTGCAAGTCATTTCTCAAGTCAACACAACATGTTAGTAAtggtagatttatttttttacttttttatagttaatttttgtttattaaaatgaaaagaaacacaTCAGTATGTTTCCAGTGCTTTTATTAACACAGAAATTGTTAATAAGGTTCCAGGACACGTCTGAAGGAGCCAACCTTGGTGGTCAGGGAGCCCCAGTCAGTGAATCTTCTGTATTCCCCAGGTCTCAAGAGGTACTGCTTCCCCCTGTAGTTTGGAAGCTCATAGAAGATCCAGTGACCATCAAGTACGTTACAAGAATGAATATCATGGGAGCAGAAACGATCGTAAACATTAGGGCAATCTTCCAAAAACTCCATCATTTCTCCTTTGAAGTCATCTCGTTCATAAACCTTTATTTTATGGGCACTTGATCCCAGATGCTGTGAaaacaagaaagaaagaaaatgaattCCAAAACCGAATGTAATTTATACAAACCTAACACAATACATTGATTTTAATGTCATATAAGAATCAAAATTAGGTGCCCTTAAGTCTACTGATGATGATTTTTGCCTCTGAATTTATCAATATATTTCAAATACTTACTTGCTACCCTCTTAGATCAGTTATTAACTTGCATAATTAATAAAATTCTCAGACACATTTGTTTTATACATATGTTCCCActcatatatatctgtgtgtgtttgtgtgactgtatatttatctTTCTTGAAATATTCGTAAAGGAAAGTGGGCACTGAACTGAAGaagaactgaaacattgatcctCTGTGGCAGATGctgattaaaagctaagtttttttcACCACATTtctaagtccctggagtgctatctttataTAGTGactgttaaatatatatgtatatattttttttaaatatatatatatatttatatatatacatatatatatatatatattaaaatgcaatacattaattataattattaatattccCCATATTATTTAACTTAATTAATTGTTTTATTGGCTCACTAATTATCTGTGAATGTAAAGAAGATTAATGGTTTACTACTTTTGAAAATACCAAAATTATAATTGTACAAAACCACCAACCATAAATGAAACTACGCACCCAATTCCCTATGATTAATATTTAGCCCCTTCTGGACCTAGTCAGGCAAATATCACTTTATCATGACGGACCTGGCATGTGACTGGCCCAGAATGAGCAGTTAGTATCTAGAcaagcttattcactaaattcagaAGTTTTGCAAATTATATTTGAATGGCAAAGCAGAGTCAAAAATAGTCAAGTTGCAACTATGACTTAGCTGGGGAATTATTCCAGATCAACTAGTTTTGCTTCAGTATTTCCATTCATATTTCATTCATGAACattcagagcttagtgattaaccctgtagACATGTTTTGCAACAAATCTTACATCTTATATCACCTGGTTATAGGTAACGTCACTGCCTTTGAACCAGGAAATCCACACTCAAATTCTGGTCAGACCACCTTGCCAGTAAGTGTTCCTGGGCAAGGCACCTAACAgtaaatcctcatagattgtaagtttTTTGACCAGGGCCTTCGTCACCTCTTTTCTCTGTATGTCAGATATCTACTTTCTGTAATTGTGAAATGTTGTAGAATATGTTGGCATTATATACTTACTAGTAATGGTCATCTTGAAGGATGATGAAGCTTAGGGTAAGTCATCAAAAAGAATGGTACATAGACATGTAGCACTTAATTGACTAAGTATTATATGCTATGGATAGGTtattcataaagaatgattaGAAGCATGCAAACTGTGTATGTTCCATTTTATATATAAGTATAATAATACAATGACTgttacataaaaaaacatatcaCTCACTTCTGGAATCAAGCGACATGACCTGATGGAGTCATTGAGACCTTGCCATTGCTGGTAATCTGGATACTCCCCTCTCTTTAGGAAGTACTGGTTCCCCGTATAATTGGGGCGCTCGTAGAGCATCCAGCAGCCATTCTCTACACGGACAGAGTTACAGGTATTGAAGTGAGACTGCAGATCTGGATTATCATTGCTGCACTCGTAGGAACGACCCTGGAACTTTCTGTCCTCGTAGAAAATGATCTGCAATTGAAACAAAAGTTAGTTTAAGATCAATTTGAGAGCATGccagatatagaaacatagaaacataatatGTGACAgcagaaccatttggcccatctagtctgcccaattttctaaatactctcattagtccctagccttaccttatagctaggatagccttatgcctatcccacccatgcttaaactccttcactatgttaagctctaccacttcagctagaaggctattccatgcatcaactaccctaTATAAATATTGCTTAGAAAGTAAATATTAAATATGCTTTTCGTGGATCAGTTTGATACATTAACTATTGTTCAAATTGAATGATATTTCTATATTACCATATctctatttattttacatttttcaaatgtttatatatgttgtgcttgttttacattttaatattattatttaatataataatataaatctgaATTATGTAATATTACTTCTATGTAGTggctttatctttcttttttttccttttttactaCGACTattgtaatattaaaatatattgtaatttgttgcatttttttttaatttgtgcttACCCTGCCCTTGATATTTCTCTTAAGAGACCAGAAGGTACTATGGGGTTTACTACCCAAAGTGTAAATTTAATTCTTGACAAGTCCCACTGTAGTGAATAAACTGCTATATTATCATGGCATTATGTTGAAAAGAATGCAAGACTCTAATAAGAACCTGGTAATGTCCAGACATATCTAGGAACGCTATGTGTATTGCAATATCCATATAAAGCCACTGGAATAATTTGTTTTGCATGTCTGTACATGCTATTGgatgtattatttattatcttAGGTCTTCACAGCGTGTTACCTTTCCCATTCTTGCGGTGAATGCTGAGACCAGCTCCTCAGATCTGTGGCTAGTAAGCAAGCCTTTTATGCGCTAGCTTCTATGCTGTatctgcagaaaaaaaataacaaagaatAGTCTGTTTGTGTTTTGTAAGAAGGATTTACTTTGTTCTTTTTTCAATCACCAGACTGTCAGTTTCATTAAATGTTTAGTCAACTTGACGTTATATTTGGCATTAGTACCATTTTAGACAGCTGTACTAGTAGTGGCTGATTCAGAGACAATGGCTCCTGTTTTGGAACTATGACAAGAGTTTCTATGTTTGTAAACTTCTCTATTTATGAAATTCTAGGCATGTACCATAAAACATTCTCATAATTAACTTTTATGACAGTAAGGAAAGAatgactagggatgtgcatgggcaaaaaatttggttctgcacttccgaaattcgtgaattctgcaattcaggacttcgtcACATCGGTTCGGTTCAgaacttccaaaattcgggactttggcaattcggcagtATGGcgcttcggtttggttcggcaattccctacccctacccctaactctacccctactaggttaaccctaaccctacccctaacctgaccccaaccctaatcctaccccaacccctaaccttaaccctaacctacccctaatcctacccctaactgTACCCCTAcccttagggttaggggtagggttaggggtagagttaaggGTTAGGTTAGGAGCTAGGTTAGGAGTTAGGtttggggttaggttaggggtagggttaggggtagattcttgtcatcattcccttaattttccctccctcttctgctttgccacttttcagaaatctgaagcactttggcactttcaAAATTTGGCCCACTCGGCAACTCAGTTCGGCATTTCCAAAATATGGGAACTTCGGCACTGCACAAGCCTGCCGCA is a genomic window of Pelobates fuscus isolate aPelFus1 chromosome 8, aPelFus1.pri, whole genome shotgun sequence containing:
- the LOC134570807 gene encoding gamma-crystallin M1-1-like gives rise to the protein MGKIIFYEDRKFQGRSYECSNDNPDLQSHFNTCNSVRVENGCWMLYERPNYTGNQYFLKRGEYPDYQQWQGLNDSIRSCRLIPEHLGSSAHKIKVYERDDFKGEMMEFLEDCPNVYDRFCSHDIHSCNVLDGHWIFYELPNYRGKQYLLRPGEYRRFTDWGSLTTKVGSFRRVLEPY